The nucleotide window AAAATTTGATTCTAGAAATATTTTGAACGGAGAAATTCAACTGGACGGAAAGACAAATCATTATCGAGGTTTGCTTTTCGTTTGTTTCAGAAGCAACATCTCGCTGTCCTGCCATAGTCTTTGCGGGAGCGTTGACGATGGCCTCCAGGGATCTCATCCGCAATACCAGGACACGATCCTTACCATCGAAGAACTCCGTGCTCAACTGAACTCGTGCTTCACGTAAGTGTTGAGCCTGAAAAGCTCGTGCTCTCGATAGCATTTCACTTGGCTGGATATTATGCAtttcaagtagaaacgagtAGTCGAAATATAAAATGGTGAAAAACGTAGGAATTGtttaataattttgggacaccgttTTCAACTTAGCAAAATTTAATAGAAGAAactatttttattcgatttctgTCTCTTACGATCATCTTTGAAAACTCGTATTTTCAGTCTGCATTTTATATtcaaaattgtacaaaattgtAATTTACAGTCTGGTAAACACAAAAATAGTAACGATTATTAAATGCTTAAAAATAAGAGGCTATCtttgtgcagaataaaaattgtcgggAAACTGGGAGTAATTTAAAAATTGCATTCTCTCTTCAACAATTTTAATCGATCCAATAATActtaataaatcaataaatttcATACCACTATAATaaagtatatttaataataattaataaatcgaTCAACCTAATTCCGACCACCTTGAACCATAGAAAAGAGAAATCCTTCCAACGTGTCTTCGAAGTCAACTTCTACGGTACATATTCCGGATTAATTCGAAGATCCTAAGCCAAGCATGGACTAAGAGATAAGTCGATCAAAAGCGTTCATAAATTTCCAATTAACATCCTGGCAATACCCGTTCGAATGGGGCCGTTCGTTGCGCAAACGTTGATAATCGCTGTATAACAGCGCGAGCACCAATAAACGACGCGCAGAAAATTCAATTACAGCTGCTATCGGCAGAGTGAAAAACGATAACGGAGAATTCGACGCGGTTCTTATCTGTTACGTCAAGAACTCGCGTGTTTCATAAAAGCCTCgataacaaaaaaagaaaaaagttacaACCGGTTCAACAGCCGCTATCATCGGAAACAATTAACTTCGCCGGCCCTTGTTCTTTCTTTTTGGTGTCATTCCGCACGATTTTCCGTACGAGCCGATGATTAGCGCAGGATCATCGCGAGATATCGGTAACGTTCGATGCGTCGATGCGATCCTCGGCGtcgattgcgcacaaaaatggacaatttgggaagagtagatgcgattcttcgagcctttccaagctgagcgtcaattagcgagaatttactgtattattataGCACTTGTGCGAAGTTCAAattcagtaatttctcccggaaatgccaaattttgggttgctgtgaatttccatgtgctagtgctacgcctatgtaatttactgctacgccgatgctaagggtcgacggaattGCTAAATTTCCTTCGgatcgtgtcaagtggccttcaaattaccttcgaatcgtgtcacgtggcctccgaattgcattctaatcgcgtcacgtggcctccgaattgctccgaatagtgtcacgtggcctctaaattgccttcgaatcgtggctaaaaaatagagaaattagagaaataaaaatcaatttttataattgttgttaaCAATTAGAAGCAATTTACTGTAAATCGTTGTCCATGCTAACTTATTTCCCGAATGTCGAGAATTACTTCTTCGATTTTCTATTTTAATTGTTCGCGTACGAATAAAGTCTCTAGATCGCGATTATGTTAcacatataaaaaaaaactactgattttttaattttctttttaaccATTGCTCGCATCCactgcgcgccgcgccgcagatCCTGGGAACGCGGCGCGCGGCTCTCGCTTATTGCGCAGACTTGAACTCAACCCGGCAATAATAGAATCCGATGCGATCCAGAACCCACCACCGCGACGATTAAATTCGTTCTAGACGTCGGTTGATATATATTAAGCGGAGAGATCCGGTTCGAACTCCATTATTCCCAGAGTTCATTGTTTCAATGGAATATCTGCGGTCCGGCGTCATCATCCGCGCGACCGAATAGAAATTGTTGAGAAAACTTCGCGCGTTCTAATGCAATCGGGGATCGGCTTTGAAGTTGAAACGTTCCATCGGCTCGCTTCTTTTCTCGAGCTGTTCGCGTTTTTTTTCAGTTCGTCGAGTTTTGCGCAATTGCATCGTTCGAGCTCGTCTTGTCTCGTCGTCTTTGACATTAGAGTTtgacggagcacaaaaaacagctgttttatatcaatctataaaagtaacaataagactttAATTCCCGATTTTTAacattattgtaacatttgccgtaagtgacATATaagttgaataaataactcgtaaatgcaTTTTTACGGTATGAATAATCGtggattaaaaaattaatgatccgtcattttgacgggctcCGCGTTAAACTGGATTGCAAATCGATAATTTCGTCTATCAGCACTTTCATATAGATTGCAGGATGATACGAAAATGTTGCTTCCATTTAAAAATCGAAACGTCGCTCGTACGAGAATCCCCTATTTTTATGTAATTAAATACAACATTTATTTTTGGAGACGGAAACACGCGAACGAACGCTTCCGCGGCAAAAATGCGCAGTCGAAATATAGAACGGTAAAGATCGAAAGAATTTTTCTGTtgcgcgaagatccgcggttcgataacaaatgagccgtttattttgaaagtggcataagtcacattttttttttttaaatgaaaagataccgttcaattgtaattagtgttaccattaactcgattttttttgaaaaactgacttgtgccactttcaaaataaacggctcaaatagaaTCCTCCCTAGATCTAGAAAGACAAATTTTGTTCACGCGGCGGATTTATTCGAATTGAAAGGGAACAGATGCGTTCGGTGGGGGAAGATCGATAATTGATCTTCCTCGACGATGATCTTCTGCGACATACGAGGAAGGATCCTAGGCTATGGAATCTAAATTGACGTCCGTCGTTATACAACCATGTACGTCGTTGAAGTTTAAAACACTTtcgttctccttcttcttcgttCGCGATGCGCGTATATCGTGCGTttacgaaagagagagagagagagagagagagagagagagagagagagagagagagagagagagagagagagagacagagacagagacagagagaccaCGAAAGAGATGAAAGAATCTAACAAACATCGGATAGCTTCGAGttgttttgtttttttctttttcgtaaCGAAGACGATCCGTCACGGTGATTATTGTAAATTATAGCGTATCGCGAACGCCGGAGCACAACACGGTATAGTTTCCGTGCGCTTGTTAAAAGAACAaagttttcttcttcttttttttcttctaaaTGCTATGTCGAAGCATCGTTGCGGATGAACTCAAGACATTTCCGTAACCTATCGGATTTCTAATTACTTCCACACGCTGGTTTTATAATAATAGGACCGGGATGCTCAATGGCAGGTACTCGTCGAGTGCTTGCTATGTATATCTTATCGTCCAGATGATCTGTATCGAGATAACGATTAAAGTTTGCTCGCGAACGACGTCCGAGAGGATTAAATCGCActtaataacaattataaacCGCGCGTAATGATAATCGTCGAGCGAAATTAAAACGATAACGTTGAAAATCGAGCCGTGCGAATTCCATGGATTTTCGCGCGAAAATAAATCGGTAGATTAAAACATAGTTGTAACATTAAATTGTATTGTAAACATTAAAGTATTTAGACTGTGAATAATACGCGCCAAAATAATATTGCCGATTTAAAAATTGAACGATGCTTGTTGACCCAATGTTTCCGTTAATATTTACAGGAAACGTTAGAAAGTGTCGCTGGAAAATCGTATGAAgtaaattaaattacatattttacAATCTGAAAACCAAGGGCTTAAACAGGAAATCTTTTTACAAGGATTTTATTCGATAGAAATCGAACGTTCGGTTACTCCAAGTGAAATGTTCATTAATTTGACGCATAGAATTCTTCGAATCCACGGAAAATGGTGCTTGGGGTGAATTTTAGCCCATTTATTTAATTTAGTTTCATCATCTATTTCTCAGCCTCCGACTTTTACCATTTATTTTaacgtattattttattattattattatatatttatatataatataaattaaaaatattatatattatatatatatatatttattattatatatttatatataaaatataaattaaaaatattatatattatatatttatttacgcgTACAAGAATATATCCAGTATCATATACGAAAAAAGAATCTTTCCGTGGGTTCCGTTTTCCGTGGGTCAATAGTTTCTGTAATAGTTTACTATTTAAGGTTATGGTCAGGTTACATAACCTAACAGTTTTCGTTAGACGGGTATACTGACCGCGGACTAATTTTCTTTGCAGATGTGGAGTATCGTGGAGCGAAGAACACGTATCCCTCGACTGCAGCGAATGCGGTGGTTATTCCCTTCAACGGCCGTGCCCGCTTTGCGACGGACGTTGCCATGCCGTGTGGAAACGCGACCTTACCATGGTAAACATCTATTTTTTACGTTGACCACCGTGTTCCCCATAAACATcgggcagagagagagaaagagggcacCCCGATCGATCCAACGCCCACGGTGCAGAACGGTCGAGTGATCGATCTTTAATACACGCATTAGCCGTCCCGATGGAACCAGTTTCATTCAACTTGAATTCCAAGCCCTTTCAAACGTTTCGATCGCGACGCCATTCCAAAGGCTAAAAAGAGGACGCTTCCGTTTCATGTTTCAAGGCAGCGCCGCATTCACCGTCGCCTTTACTTTTCGAGCATCAACGGCTTTTGCATAGTCTACAAATATTTTCTAGAGTCTGAGATATTATATATACGGGGtgttccgaaaatgtctcgcaatccggaaatggcgggttcctcggatcatttgaagcaacttcttcctttacagaaatgttctccgaggcaccgttaacgagttattaacgaaaaacagtgaccaataagaatcgagtacggctgacgcgaggcggcccagccaaccagcgtacgaagcccagttccgctcattggcacggtcgcctcgcgccagccgagctcgcctctcattggtcactgtttttcgttaataactcgttaacggtgcctcggagaaaatttttgtaaaggaaaaagttgcttcaaacgacccgaggaacccgccactttcggattgcgagacatttttgggacgccctgtacataGAGACTGTACATGGTATAGAAACATTACTGAtacaaacattaaaaataatGTTCAGCGGACACACGCATCGAAGCGTAATTTACATTGGAAATCGGTTATAATTATTAGCCAGGTTTGAGTTAGATCAGGGTCAGACGTTACGTTAGGTCTGGGTTATGCAGAAGTCGTATATCTTACATTGGATTTCTCATAGTCGACGGTGATTTGTGTGCGCGCATGGTAATTTTTTTTTCGAAAGAATTCTACGAACTAAAAGCGATAACGATATGTTATTGTACGACGTCGTTGAGAAATCGATCGAGGGGGGGGtgaacttttttaaaaaaaagttccCACGTAATGCTCCGATTAATGGAAATGTTTTTGCatgcgataaaagcgatatagCGTTGAGTTTGTTAGTTGAGTTCGCGGCGTATCGATTTCACGAATGGCATTTAGAAGTATCACCGGTGTGTTATTGCGAAGGTCGGATTTAGCGACTGCTCCGTTCACGATAAGGTCGGATAATAAAGTCGATCGTGTGCGAAATGGTCGATAAACGCAGGCTTAATGTCGGCTTTTTATAATCGAGTTTTATGATCGCCATTTGAACCCGCCGGATATCGCGAACGAAAAGTTGAGAGTTTGAAAAACATTTTGCCttcgcatatacagggtgtcatcaaaaaatgtctcgcaatccgaaagtaggggattcctgaggcgatttgaagcaacttttcccttagcgaaaatgcaatccgcggctttgtgtacgagttatcaacaaaaaccactgaccaatcggagggcGAGGGTGGCTGGCGCTCCGTCCTTGCGgtcaatgccgcgtcgcgccggccgtctggcGCAGCGGCGGCGGTcccgagggcggggcgtcagcgatctctcattggttagtgtttttcgttaataactcgtaaacgaagcctcggagaaaattttcgcaaaggaaaaagtttcttcaaatgacctcaggaacctcccatttccggattgtgagacattttcgaaacaccctgtatatccttTAAGCTGATCAATTGTTGCTTAAAATAATGAGACGAGATTCAACGTGCAACGAAACCAGAACAAAGCAGGGTTCAACAAAACGCTAATACGCTAACGCGGAGAATCTATAGCAACGCCACCTATTGAAATTAATCGTGAGAGATGAACGCCGAGCTTGAAACGTCTGTTTCTCTTTGTTACAGTCCCACGCGAGTGGTAAAGCAAGATGGATTGGCGAATGTGGACTGAGTTGTGGCCCGTCGCACGAGGAGTCGTTGGTTCCGGCGTTGGAAAAACTACGAGCCACTTCGTGAACGGTGCTCGGCGACGAACGCATAGAGAGACGTCGTGTACCGTCACCCTGCACAAGACTTAATCCATCATCACCATCCATATAGTGTCACCCACCACCATTGTGCGAGTCGGAAACGTGTGAATGTGGACTCTGGTTGCATAAATGATACATTATGTTCCTGAAGAGGGGACGACCAGAACGGACGGGATAAGTCCAACAGCGAAACAGCCGTTTTCTTCTTCCCTACGGCTGCTTCCTCTGTCACGGATGCATTAAACCACACAGAACGGCCGATCGGCGGATTCTCTGCTTCAAGAGCCTCTGGAACGAAACTCGGCCGTTCCTCTTCATCATCATTGCCGCCTGCCGCCTCGAATCGAACGAACAGCTACTGCGCGGATTTATGGCTGCTGGCAATAAACTACTCGGTAGATTACATTCGAGGAACGTTGGTGCAAATGCGTTCGATGTCCTTGTGTATTTTCAATCTCGACCTATAACAATCTCGTTCGGACTCTGTACAAATCTCTGTAGCACACTCACGCACGCGATCGAtgatttttcttcttcttcttgttttcttttatttttttcccAAGCGGATTCCGCAGTAAGCGTTAGTTGCAATTCCATCGAACCACGAGTTTTGCGTTCCGAAGAACAGAGtacatcttcttcttcttcttcttcttcgcacgcCGCACTTCGGAAACATTCGACTTGTAGCACACAAAAACACGTTCCGTTTGACGCGCCAAGGCATTGTGTGTGTGTCACACGATTACAGATTGTCGTTCGAGCCAATCGAATAATACGTACATTACTACTACGCTTTTTTGTTGCCACGAGTCGTTGCAATATTTTGACAAAAGTAATAAGCGAATACTTGCGCAAACGATTTGTCTGTTGTGTCGAGTGTGAAAAGTAGCttcagaataaaaataatactactactactactactactactactacgtCACCGCGTTGTACAGGCTCGCAGGGGGGGTCACGTTCGTGTTTAGCTTATAACGAGAGGTCATACTTTTTAGAATATTGTTAGCAATGTAATTTTGGTCTCGAACAAATGCACAATAATCGATTGTTCAAGTTTCAAGTAACTGTTCCACGGAATCCTGAAAGAGACAAgacattctttttttttcctttgcAGCGAATACACGAACTTTTCTGTCACATGAATTCATTGAAACTTGATAAGATTCGCATCgagatgtaataataataatatcgcttGTGTATGAACTTGTTTgacattcaagtggaaatatGTAATAGCCGAAAACAGAACAGCGACACGCATCTCAAAGAATAGCATATGTTATCATTGTTACATTGAGAACGTGTACTGAATCAAAATTAGGGGACTAAATTTGTACTCCGAAATCCGATGGAATTATACCGTTCAAGAAATAGTATCCATTGCATTCGAGTATTAGACTGATAATTAGGTAAAATTCGCAACAAAATGTATGTCGTAGTCGAGCCAAGACGTGTATCGAGCTCTCTGAAAGATCTATTTCGTACGTTTGAAATGTCTATGCTAAGTTGAATAGAGACTAATCACGAGCTTTCTGAATGATGTACGATCAGAAGATAACACGTGATATATGTACGATTGGAACTGTCAAACCGAGCGATGCGTCTTCGTCTACGATTGCATTTCGGAAAGTTGGTGCTAAGTGCCAAGAAGACACGAAATTAGCCTAAGAAGCTGAACTGAAGGAAGAAATATCAGTTGATGTAGACGCTAGTAAATGTAATAATCTTCTTTTTACGAGTTAAATATATTGCGACTGCgatacgaaaaaaaaagaaacgattttTAATGATCGTGTGCCGGCAGTAATTTTACTAAATGTAAATGCGATTTTAAATTGAATCGTTAGAGAATAGAACGCGGTATTAACGCCGGTTTTAATAAACACAATTATCACTAGCTC belongs to Megalopta genalis isolate 19385.01 chromosome 1, iyMegGena1_principal, whole genome shotgun sequence and includes:
- the Pino gene encoding protein pinocchio, which translates into the protein MESTLTEFEESLSFDIDDPDFAPSNPCGIAQNVLRSVQFPDIAFGVNKFVTHQNNMSVTTSVQPATESLSRHGSNISLSCHSLCGSVDDGLQGSHPQYQDTILTIEELRAQLNSCFTCGVSWSEEHVSLDCSECGGYSLQRPCPLCDGRCHAVWKRDLTMSHASGKARWIGECGLSCGPSHEESLVPALEKLRATS